One Cryptomeria japonica chromosome 9, Sugi_1.0, whole genome shotgun sequence genomic window carries:
- the LOC131046099 gene encoding uncharacterized protein LOC131046099 isoform X2: MKANASGLKGETGDELELFMRNGLGAMDIFNLKPPDAPLPAVNSPIGEDQAVLLLEWIQYLTEVCSESMPNRFQRSIMEGKWLKTHRGYESPNKSFLYNIEWSSAGVKLNDLSFLDCCFCSRNMNEFKGVLQRIGVFVEFGMGCEEVAKIVQTHRDTQVITRLYKYLHLFHWRPSNVSSLKIWIPIPYSGGLAGVWKDSEMCVVHDDDGLFDGRLQILDRFYEHTLLPFFSSHLGVSLRPRIEDYCNLWLDWIRSNHVVTEPECCSVWRNILKHWRESPSAIKRLLPKQGSKFPAHTSSGHIQICVPHETFIPDDLRLKELFRKASTKVKFAWHPNHPDPKIPLD; this comes from the coding sequence ATGAAAGCCAATGCAAGTGGACTAAAAGGGGAAACGGGGGATGAACTTGAGTTGTTTATGAGAAACGGTCTTGGTGCAATGGACATTTTCAACCTAAAACCCCCCGATGCTCCATTGCCTGCAGTTAATTCCCCCATCGGTGAAGATCAAGCTGTTCTGCTTTTAGAGTGGATTCAATATTTGACTGAGGTCTGCAGTGAGTCCATGCCCAACAGATTCCAACGTAGCATCATGGAAGGAAAATGGCTAAAAACCCACCGAGGTTATGAGTCTCCAAATAAATCTTTTTTGTACAATATTGAATGGTCATCGGCTGGTGTAAAGTTAAATGACCTATCCTTTTTAGATTGTTGTTTCTGCAGCAGGAACATGAATGAATTCAAGGGTGTCCTCCAACGGATTGGGGTGTTTGTTGAGTTTGGAATGGGATGTGAAGAAGTTGCCAAGATAGTCCAAACACACAGAGATACTCAAGTCATAACAAGGCTTTACAAATATCTTCACCTTTTCCATTGGCGGCCTAGTAACGTCAGctctctcaaaatttggattcCAATTCCATACAGTGGTGGGCTTGCAGGTGTGTGGAAGGATTCAGAAATGTGTGTAGTCCATGATGACGATGGCCTCTTCGATGGCAGGCTACAAATCCTAGATAGGTTTTATGAACACACTCTACTTCCCTTTTTCTCTAGCCACCTTGGTGTGTCTCTACGTCCCAGGATTGAGGACTACTGCAATTTGTGGCTGGACTGGATAAGGAGTAATCATGTAGTAACTGAGCCCGAATGCTGTTCAGTTTGGAGGAATATTCTAAAGCACTGGAGGGAATCCCCTTCAGCTATAAAAAGACTGTTACCAAAGCAAGGTTCAAAGTTTCCAGCTCACACAAGCAGTGGACATATCCAAATATGTGTGCCTCATGAAACCTTCATTCCCGACGACCTAAGATTGAAAGAGTTATTCAGAAAAGCGTCTACAAAGGTCAAATTTGCTTGGCATCCTAACCATCCAGATCCCAAAATACCATTGGACTAA